AGAGTATAGTGTAGATCTTgtttttaaatataaatccaAAAGGGCTGTCTAATAACATATTGAATATGGATCCCAGACGACGTTCGTAATATTGCTTAATTCCTTTGGTAGGAACAATTAATGGCTGTTGAGATATTATCGCCTCAGACGTAAAATTAAAAGTTTCCTGACCCAAATCCTCTTCATATGCTTTTATCTCTTGATCTTCAACTAGAATTCTGTATCTGTTAGAGGATAAAAGGAAATCATAAGAATTGATGAGCAATTCATAACTTCCCGTTTCtaagttattgaatttaaatacGAAATCTTTGTTTGCTAAAACTTTGGAGGTTTCAAATTTAGTAAGATTGTTTAAAGGAACAAGCTCAATGTTAAATCGtgattgaaaattgataCCGTTCAACACTGGAATTTTATGTTCATTAGCTTGAATGCTTTCTATTTCAGATGGAATTCCTACGACTTGACCAGTAAACCCAATGCAATTACCAACAGTTATAAATAGGATTTGGAAGAGCACGATTATCAGTATACAGTTAAACCACATCACTTAGTCTTAGAACATATACTTAATTCTGTAGTTGTATGGAGATAAAAGCTCTACTTTGTATTGCCCTAAATAACATATTGTGGTTACCCGCATTTTATTCTCATAGTATaaaatcttttcaattcttcaaagttTAGgcatataatttttcttctctaTTGTACCACGTATGTGTATTATTGTAGGGCAACAGTTTATAGATTTTAAATCTAAACTCCCAGGACTGCTGCTCTCTACAACACATACCAGAGTATACTAGTCACACCAATATGATGGTTTTATGTTCACACATAGTTCTGTCATGGTGAGGGTAGTCATGGATCTTACGGGCGTGGTTGTTTAGGGTGTTTGATGTTTGTTATTTTAATCGATAACGAATACCTAATTCCCCATTACAACTGGGCATTCTAGCTTTCCTAACATTATTTGTTGTAAAcgaaattttatattattacatTTATTTTCTAACTGTCTACTAATTATGTTGCATACAATCAAATTCGATTAGCCTTTAGACTTCTTGAGCCCCATCTATCGTAACAATATAATCCGATCGCGATTAATATTAAGCCATAAAGTTGCTGTGTGTTTATTTTACCAAACCACTTAGAACTATCTCTTTCATGTGATTGAGTAGAACCAATTGCTAAGATTATGCTGACggtaataataacaattctcttcatcatagatgcaattgaatatgataaaGCCGGGATCAGACCTAATAAATGAAACGCCAATATCATTTGCGAGAAATGCGATAATGAAtctaaaaatattaagCATAGAACTGTTACAATATCAGTTGTTTGATTTGGAATACCGCCAATGATTTCTACCGGATCAGTAAGTTCCTTAAAAATACTTGAAAGTTCATTTATGATAAATCCAccaaaagagaaaaagaaCCCAATCATTGAACAATAGAATATTGTAGTCATTCTATCGGgctttttattattatcttccAATGAATCATTCGTAAAAGATGCAAATGGGTTAGTAATTGTATCATTATTCTGTACAGCTCGAGTATACGGAAGCTGCTGACGGAcgatttcttcatttttttcatcaagtCTTAAATCTGAAGTGGAAAATGGTAACTTGATCGAATTTGTCCTTTGTCTTATAAACTTTTTAGATTTTTTCGGACTGAAATCAAAAACCTTGTTATCTGGTGGTGAAAATGCAAAACCGTTCTGCTCTATAGCCGGGGTTCCAGGCTTGCTTGCTTCAGTATTGAGAGCCAAAGATGCTGGATTATTACTAGTCGAACTATTGTTCCAGGTAAACAATTTTTTACCATAGATACTTTGCGCAGCAAATACTATAGTACTTATAAGACAAAAAATCAACCCCTTTATTTGCTTGTAATCGAATTCATCTTTATCGTTCTTTAATAAAGTGCTCTTAGAACCAggatcattattcattgaTTCAGATGCAATGATCAACACTACCCCACCAACCAAAGGTGTTAATGAAAGATAAGTTATAGATGGAAATTTCACATTGTATATGACTCTATAGCCAGCTACAATCAACAATGGTGATAACGCTTTTATACTTGACACTGTGGATAACGGTATCAATGATGTAGCATTCAAGGAGAAGTACTTACCTGTGAATTGAAAGATGCCCAATGGCAATACTGTTATCAAAATGCTCTTGTCAAAGATTggtttattagaattatttggcAAGCTACCCAATGGAAAATGTTGCTGTACTTCTGGAAATCTTCTTGCAATAGTTATGAAAGTAAATGACAACAAGGTACTAATTaggaattggaattgaCTTAGGAATAATGGATATGTAAACTTTACCAATATGAGCTTTGTCAATTGCGACGTTATAGATGATATCAGGTACCAAAGCAAACATGCTAAAATCGTTTTGACCGAAATAGGAGGAATCACCTGTGAAACTATAGACATTTTGATAGATGATTACAACTAAAACGATTTTACAATTGAACCTAAGGAGAAAGCTTATTTATGTCCGCATCAGATTCAATTTCCTTTGATTTCACTGCGAAATTGCgaacaaaaaaataacaTTAACATCTACAACTCTATTCACCAACTATATACTTTACCAGAGGAATCTCCAATCACTAGCTTCAATGATCCTCTACATAATTTGTCCTCTGTATCAATATCACTTTgcttgaataattctataGCTGTAATTTCTCCAATTGATGTGGATCCAAAATCCAATGAGTCTAGTAATGCCAAAGCCCAACATTCATTtccttcatcttcttttaGCTCATATATATTGACAAGCCTTTTTGGTGAATCATACACAATTGCTATCAATTCATTGGACCAATATATATGACTATTTGTAATCAGATATTTGTCAGTGTCCACCATAGGATCATTAATACTCCCAAAAGTTATACACGAAATTATTCCAGCctctaaatattttgagaGAATAATCTCTCCATTTATAGTATAAAtgattaataaattcttttcttctgaGCTGTATATCGTAATTATATTTCCTGTATCATTCGAAATAGAAGTGAATACTTTTAACGGGGTCGTAACAGTAGAAGGTGGCATAATCTTTCTGacaaatttaaatcttGTGAAATCCCATATAATTATCATGCCATCAATATCAACGCTAACACCTATTTTGAAACTACTActaaatttcaatgatgaAACTTCTGTGAAATGTCCCCTAAGCACGCATTGAAATTGTAAGCTTATACTTGGCTTTAGGATACATTTCCATACAT
This is a stretch of genomic DNA from Debaryomyces hansenii CBS767 chromosome G complete sequence. It encodes these proteins:
- a CDS encoding DEHA2G15532p (similar to CA3687|IPF4889 Candida albicans), whose translation is MWFNCISIIVLFQILFITVGNCIGFTGQVVGIPSEIESIQANEHKIPVLNGINFQSRFNIELVPLNNLTKFETSKVLANKDFVFKFNNLETGSYELLINSYDFLLSSNRYRILVEDQEIKAYEEDLGQETFNFTSEAIISQQPLIVPTKGIKQYYERRSGSIFNMLLDSPFGFIFKNKIYTILFVVCSAIMVTPYIISWVNPDFAEHFQEVQEKVETRKREELSTARLQKEIEKVPNKRNVQHGGGSSRQRR
- a CDS encoding DEHA2G15554p (some similarities with uniprot|P39542 Saccharomyces cerevisiae YJL193W) — protein: MSIVSQVIPPISVKTILACLLWYSISSITSQLTKLILVKFTYPLFLSQFQFLISTLLSFTFITIARRFPEVQQHFPLGSLPNNSNKPIFDKSILITVLPLGIFQFTGKYFSLNATSLIPLSTVSSIKALSPLLIVAGYRVIYNVKFPSITYLSLTPLVGGVVLIIASESMNNDPGSKSTLLKNDKDEFDYKQIKGLIFCLISTIVFAAQSIYGKKLFTWNNSSTSNNPASLALNTEASKPGTPAIEQNGFAFSPPDNKVFDFSPKKSKKFIRQRTNSIKLPFSTSDLRLDEKNEEIVRQQLPYTRAVQNNDTITNPFASFTNDSLEDNNKKPDRMTTIFYCSMIGFFFSFGGFIINELSSIFKELTDPVEIIGGIPNQTTDIVTVLCLIFLDSLSHFSQMILAFHLLGSIPALSYSIASMMKRIVIITVSIILAIGSTQSHERDSSKWFGKINTQQLYGLILIAIGLYCYDRWGSRSLKANRI